A stretch of the Portunus trituberculatus isolate SZX2019 chromosome 11, ASM1759143v1, whole genome shotgun sequence genome encodes the following:
- the LOC123502382 gene encoding uncharacterized protein LOC123502382 isoform X1 has translation MLRGHHTNNFSEATMCIIKEVVLNRCKAYNTVQLIIFMAGIFDGYMKNRLADVALGRRRRKNTRMGTLSLDSVTPLGNGKYKVNSHSTPSLQYTVDLETGFCECNVGENGSLCKHQAACAEHSMTILPQVFTATSKTGSGWRQWQWVKTKLHQKVFSEDFWSHN, from the exons ATGTTGCGAGGTCATCATACGAACAATTTCAGCGAGGCCACCATGTGCATCATTAAGGAAGTTGTTTTGAATAG ATGCAAGGCATATAACACAGTGCAGCTGATTATTTTCATGGCTGGAATATTTGACGGGTATATGAAGAACAGGCTTGCTGACGTTGCATTAGGGaggcgaagaagaaagaatacgcGTATGGGCACACTGTCTTTGGATTCAGTAACTCCCCTTGGCAACGGGAAATACAAGGTCAATAGCCACTCTACTCCATCACTGCAATACACTGTCGACCTAGAAACTGGCTTCTGTGAGTGTAATGTGGGTGAGAATGGCTCGCTGTGCAAACACCAGGCTGCTTGTGCAGAGCACAGCATGACGATCTTGCCCCAAGTTTTCACTGCTACAAGTAAAACAGGCAGTGGTTGGCGTCAGTGGCAGTGGGTGAAGACAAAACTCCACCAGAAAGTTTTTTCAGAGGACTTTTGGAGCCACAACTGA